In the Emys orbicularis isolate rEmyOrb1 chromosome 3, rEmyOrb1.hap1, whole genome shotgun sequence genome, one interval contains:
- the LOC135876864 gene encoding beta-defensin 13-like, giving the protein MRILYLFFAVVIFFLQAAPARGSTYDTLQCLSNHGHCRRLCFHMEHHIGTCTNGHVRCCK; this is encoded by the exons ATGAGGATCCTTTACCTGTTCTTTGCTGTTGTCATCTTCTTCCTCCAGGCTGCTCCAG CAAGAGGCAGCACTTACGACACCTTGCAGTGCCTGAGCAACCATGGCCACTGCCGACGGCTTTGCTTCCACATGGAACATCACATTGGCACCTGCACCAATGGTCACGTGCGCTGCTGCAAGTGA